One window of Corynebacterium sp. P3-F1 genomic DNA carries:
- a CDS encoding NAD(P)/FAD-dependent oxidoreductase, translating to MDVTIIGGGFAGTAAAINLARANRSVCLIDEGKPRNRFSEHAHGILGLDSIKPAELLSRAHEEFVSFGGTILPQRAIKLTESHDSDFRWSVQLTGGEAVQSSHVLVATGITDVLPDVPGLPELWGKRVFHCPYCHGYEVRGTNLAVIGGENPGFTFHISKLLTKWAAKVTFFANGLELPAEEHELFTSLEITVIEEPVVSVDAADASRSAVTIRTSNNETTFESCFTAPRFKPNDELLREAGCDVVDGWVHTERGLTSQAGLWAAGNVISSPDQVSQAAGAGAAAGIAIDQALFAESLL from the coding sequence ATGGACGTCACCATTATCGGCGGCGGCTTCGCCGGCACGGCGGCCGCTATTAATTTGGCACGAGCGAATCGTTCAGTTTGTTTGATTGACGAGGGTAAGCCACGCAACCGCTTCAGCGAGCACGCCCACGGCATCCTTGGCCTAGACTCAATCAAACCCGCGGAACTTCTTTCTAGAGCTCACGAAGAATTCGTGTCGTTCGGCGGAACAATTCTTCCTCAACGCGCGATCAAGCTGACGGAGTCGCATGACAGCGATTTTCGCTGGTCGGTCCAGCTGACTGGTGGAGAAGCTGTACAGTCTTCCCACGTTCTCGTCGCCACTGGCATCACAGATGTACTTCCTGATGTCCCCGGGCTGCCTGAGTTGTGGGGGAAACGTGTTTTCCATTGTCCTTACTGCCACGGGTACGAAGTGAGAGGAACGAACCTCGCCGTGATTGGCGGAGAGAACCCCGGTTTCACGTTCCACATCTCTAAGCTCCTGACCAAATGGGCAGCGAAAGTGACGTTCTTCGCGAACGGTCTTGAGCTTCCCGCGGAAGAACACGAACTGTTCACATCGCTGGAAATCACCGTCATCGAGGAGCCTGTCGTTTCAGTGGACGCGGCCGACGCAAGCCGTTCTGCTGTCACAATTCGCACCAGCAACAACGAGACCACTTTTGAATCCTGCTTCACAGCTCCACGCTTCAAACCGAACGACGAACTATTGCGCGAAGCCGGGTGCGATGTTGTTGACGGGTGGGTTCACACCGAGCGTGGGCTGACATCACAGGCTGGGCTGTGGGCCGCCGGCAATGTGATCAGCTCCCCTGACCAAGTTTCGCAAGCTGCGGGAGCGGGGGCTGCTGCCGGCATCGCGATCGACCAGGCCCTTTTCGCAGAGTCCCTACTCTGA
- a CDS encoding ribose-phosphate diphosphokinase — MTGKKVESHKDLKVFSGRAHPDLAEKVADELGIDLVPTTARDFANGEIFIRFEESVRGADCFVMQSHAQPLNKWLMEQLIMIDALKRGSAKRITAILPFYPYARQDKKHRGREPISARLVADLLTAAGADRIVSVDLHTDQIQGFFDGPVDHMHAMPILTDYIKSKYSMDNLVVVSPDAGRVKTAEKWANTLGDAPMAFVHKTRDIDAANKVVSNRVVGDVEGKNCILLDDMIDTGGTIAGAVGVLKDAGAESVVIATTHGVFSDPARERLSNCGAEEVITTDTLPQSTEGWSNLTVLSIAPLLARTIHEIFENGSVTTLFEGQA, encoded by the coding sequence ATGACCGGTAAGAAAGTCGAAAGTCACAAAGACCTCAAGGTCTTCTCCGGCCGGGCCCACCCGGACCTCGCGGAGAAGGTCGCTGATGAACTCGGCATCGACCTCGTGCCCACCACCGCCCGCGACTTCGCTAACGGCGAGATCTTCATCCGCTTCGAGGAGTCCGTCCGCGGCGCAGACTGCTTTGTCATGCAGTCCCACGCGCAGCCACTGAACAAGTGGTTGATGGAGCAGCTCATCATGATCGATGCGCTCAAGCGCGGCTCCGCGAAGCGCATCACTGCGATCCTGCCGTTCTACCCGTACGCGCGCCAAGACAAGAAGCACCGCGGCCGCGAGCCGATCTCCGCCCGCCTCGTCGCTGATCTGCTCACTGCCGCCGGCGCGGACCGCATCGTCTCCGTCGACCTGCACACCGACCAGATTCAGGGCTTCTTCGACGGCCCGGTCGACCACATGCACGCGATGCCGATCCTGACGGACTACATCAAGTCCAAGTACTCCATGGACAACCTCGTTGTGGTCTCCCCCGACGCGGGACGCGTGAAGACTGCGGAGAAGTGGGCTAACACGCTGGGCGACGCCCCGATGGCCTTCGTGCACAAGACCCGCGACATCGACGCGGCGAACAAGGTCGTGTCCAACCGCGTGGTCGGCGACGTGGAGGGAAAGAACTGCATCCTCCTCGACGACATGATCGACACCGGCGGCACCATCGCCGGCGCGGTCGGCGTGCTCAAGGACGCGGGCGCCGAGTCCGTGGTCATCGCCACCACCCACGGTGTCTTCTCCGACCCGGCACGCGAGCGCCTGTCTAACTGCGGTGCCGAAGAAGTCATCACCACGGACACGCTTCCGCAGTCCACGGAGGGCTGGAGCAACCTCACGGTCCTGTCGATCGCCCCGCTGCTGGCGCGCACGATCCACGAGATCTTCGAGAACGGCTCCGTCACCACTCTCTTCGAGGGCCAAGCTTAA
- the pth gene encoding aminoacyl-tRNA hydrolase translates to MFDKLRALFAPRHNSQDSLDLDAVNAQWLVVGLGNPGAKYAATRHNVGYMAQDLLIDAPLLPLPGLKAQGAPIPGTSAFALRSTTFMNNSGEGIAPVAEKLGIPPERIVVLHDELDLPAGKVRIKLGGNENGHNGLKSLTEQLGTHDYIRVRIGIGRPPKGMPVPEWVLSPVDDEGLDEQIATAADAARLVVAEGLQRAQNQIHARN, encoded by the coding sequence GTGTTCGATAAACTACGCGCCCTCTTCGCCCCAAGGCATAACTCCCAGGACTCCCTCGACTTGGATGCCGTGAACGCGCAGTGGCTCGTCGTCGGCCTGGGCAACCCCGGCGCGAAATACGCCGCCACCCGCCACAACGTGGGCTATATGGCGCAGGACTTGCTTATCGACGCTCCCCTGCTCCCCCTCCCCGGCCTCAAAGCCCAAGGAGCACCGATCCCGGGTACTTCTGCTTTCGCATTGCGCTCCACCACGTTCATGAACAACAGCGGCGAAGGCATTGCCCCGGTGGCCGAGAAACTGGGCATTCCGCCGGAGCGGATCGTGGTCCTCCACGACGAGCTGGACCTGCCCGCGGGCAAGGTGCGCATCAAGCTCGGCGGGAACGAGAACGGCCACAACGGTTTGAAGTCACTGACTGAGCAGCTGGGTACCCACGATTACATCCGCGTGCGCATTGGCATCGGCCGTCCGCCGAAGGGCATGCCGGTCCCGGAATGGGTGCTCAGCCCTGTTGACGACGAAGGGCTCGATGAGCAGATCGCGACCGCCGCGGATGCCGCGCGCCTTGTGGTCGCGGAAGGTCTACAGCGCGCGCAGAACCAGATCCACGCGCGGAATTAA
- a CDS encoding patatin family protein has translation MIEATDTALVVEGGGMRNSYTAPAIVRFIEEDVRFGWVGGVSAGAAHAVNYASRDAHRARESFTNFVAHEKFGGWMSLARGTGYFNAEFIYEGSNDVLPFDWETFDANSGTEVHIEAVRADTGHTVTWTRKDLRSTELIGQVTRASSTLPKVMPMGSIDGIPYVDGALGVSGGLLIDAALDAGFSKFLVLATKERDYIRPENTRPMATRRLFTKHPAVAEALIARPPRYNASKDKILELEKEGRAKVLFPEHMSVDASERNVSKLNANYLLGKAQMEREWDEWVEFLSA, from the coding sequence ATGATTGAAGCCACCGACACCGCTCTCGTTGTTGAAGGTGGTGGAATGCGCAACTCCTACACCGCCCCCGCGATCGTCCGCTTCATCGAGGAGGACGTGCGTTTCGGCTGGGTAGGAGGGGTCTCCGCCGGCGCTGCGCACGCCGTCAACTACGCCTCGCGCGACGCGCACCGTGCGCGTGAGTCGTTCACGAATTTCGTGGCGCACGAGAAATTTGGCGGCTGGATGTCGTTGGCTCGCGGTACCGGCTATTTCAACGCGGAGTTCATTTACGAAGGCTCTAACGATGTTCTCCCATTCGATTGGGAGACCTTCGACGCGAACAGCGGCACCGAGGTCCACATCGAGGCCGTTCGCGCGGACACCGGCCACACCGTCACCTGGACACGGAAGGACCTGCGGTCGACCGAGCTCATCGGGCAAGTCACCCGCGCCTCGTCCACGCTGCCGAAAGTCATGCCCATGGGCAGCATCGACGGTATCCCGTACGTCGACGGTGCGCTCGGGGTTTCGGGAGGATTGCTTATCGACGCCGCCCTAGACGCCGGCTTCTCCAAATTCCTCGTGCTGGCCACGAAGGAGCGGGACTATATTCGCCCCGAGAACACGCGCCCGATGGCCACGCGCCGGCTGTTCACCAAACACCCAGCCGTCGCTGAAGCACTGATTGCCCGGCCGCCGCGGTACAACGCGTCCAAGGACAAGATCCTCGAGTTGGAGAAGGAAGGCCGCGCCAAAGTGCTGTTCCCTGAGCACATGAGCGTGGACGCCTCGGAGCGCAACGTTTCCAAGCTCAACGCCAACTATCTGTTGGGCAAAGCGCAGATGGAGCGCGAATGGGACGAGTGGGTGGAGTTCTTATCGGCGTAG
- a CDS encoding 50S ribosomal protein L25/general stress protein Ctc, with product MASKFPVIQAEKRDEFGKGSARRLRAAGRVPGVLYSNGEDNIHFHVDILEITALVRNDGTNAILELEVEGDKNLAMVKHVDQNVLTLNIDHIDLFGVKRGEKVTVEVPVVYEGEAADDAVVLQEIDVVEIEVDALNIPDEITVSIEGKEIGDQIFAGDLPLPEGAELITDPEYLAINVTFEQVDEELEAAAEDAEEGGADAGADSDEDAESTVEVADGGEGDEDASE from the coding sequence ATGGCTTCCAAGTTCCCGGTCATTCAGGCTGAGAAGCGCGACGAGTTCGGCAAGGGTTCCGCACGCCGTCTGCGCGCAGCGGGCCGCGTCCCGGGCGTCCTGTACAGCAACGGCGAGGACAACATCCACTTTCACGTGGACATCCTCGAGATCACGGCGCTCGTGCGTAACGACGGCACGAACGCCATCCTCGAGCTCGAGGTCGAGGGCGACAAGAACCTGGCCATGGTCAAGCACGTCGACCAGAACGTCCTGACCCTGAACATCGACCACATCGACCTCTTCGGCGTCAAACGCGGCGAGAAGGTCACCGTCGAGGTCCCGGTCGTCTACGAGGGTGAGGCTGCAGACGACGCTGTTGTCCTGCAGGAGATCGATGTCGTGGAGATCGAGGTCGACGCACTGAACATTCCGGACGAGATCACCGTGTCCATCGAGGGCAAGGAGATCGGCGACCAGATCTTCGCCGGCGACCTGCCGCTGCCGGAGGGTGCAGAGCTCATCACCGATCCGGAGTACCTGGCCATCAACGTCACCTTCGAGCAGGTTGATGAGGAGCTCGAGGCGGCAGCCGAGGACGCTGAGGAAGGCGGCGCTGATGCTGGTGCCGATTCCGACGAGGACGCAGAGAGCACCGTCGAGGTCGCTGACGGCGGCGAGGGCGACGAGGACGCAAGCGAGTAA
- a CDS encoding MFS transporter: MIPEPTSASTQDAPLIDDTLGPSLTSERRRVVAATTVGTAIEWYDFFLYAATAGLVFKQAMFAPLGSAAGTVVAFLTVGLSFLFRPLGAFLAGHFADKIGRRTVLLVTLLAMGGATTLIGLLPTYEAVGVLSPVLLVLLRIVQGISAGGEWGSAVLLAVEHAPAGKRGLFGAGPQIGAPAGLLLSSGALFLMNTIAPGGAFIEWGWRVPFLFSAVLVVLAWWVRKGVDESPVYSEMTEVSAAQVPNPMGTLFRNYFTVVLAGALLFAANSILGYMTTGGYIQNYTTNPDGMAMERGPILFAVTVAGAVWMVSTFFTGWLSDHVGRKTTLVGGFIIQTAAALALFPLVNTAEMSKIYAALVFLALALGFTYGQIAALYAELFPASVRASGTSITYAIGAILGGAFAPFIASWIFEATGSSWGITAYLVGASLIGLAVSLVIRERKDIPLDHEHEHMQRTGHFIWQPRSV; the protein is encoded by the coding sequence ATGATTCCAGAGCCGACATCAGCGTCCACCCAGGACGCACCGCTTATCGACGACACCCTCGGTCCCTCCCTCACCTCCGAACGCCGCCGAGTGGTGGCTGCCACGACAGTCGGCACCGCCATCGAGTGGTACGACTTCTTCCTCTATGCCGCCACCGCTGGCCTGGTGTTCAAGCAAGCGATGTTTGCTCCTTTGGGGTCCGCCGCCGGTACAGTCGTGGCTTTCCTCACTGTCGGACTCTCGTTCTTGTTCCGGCCGCTCGGCGCGTTCCTTGCCGGCCATTTCGCCGACAAGATCGGCCGCCGCACCGTTCTCTTGGTCACACTCCTTGCCATGGGTGGAGCGACGACTTTGATCGGTCTTCTGCCCACCTACGAGGCCGTAGGTGTCCTTTCCCCCGTTCTCCTCGTCCTGCTGCGCATCGTGCAGGGAATCTCAGCCGGCGGTGAATGGGGTTCGGCGGTGCTCTTGGCTGTGGAGCACGCACCCGCGGGCAAGCGGGGCCTCTTCGGAGCGGGCCCGCAGATCGGCGCTCCGGCCGGCCTGCTGCTGTCCTCTGGTGCGCTATTCCTGATGAACACCATTGCCCCCGGGGGCGCCTTCATCGAATGGGGCTGGCGCGTACCGTTCCTCTTCTCCGCGGTACTGGTCGTGCTTGCGTGGTGGGTGCGCAAGGGGGTGGACGAGTCACCCGTCTACTCGGAAATGACAGAGGTCTCCGCGGCGCAGGTACCTAACCCAATGGGCACTCTTTTCCGGAACTATTTCACGGTTGTCCTCGCCGGCGCTCTCCTCTTCGCCGCGAACAGCATACTGGGCTATATGACCACTGGCGGGTACATCCAGAACTACACAACAAATCCGGACGGTATGGCCATGGAGCGAGGCCCGATCCTCTTCGCGGTCACCGTGGCAGGCGCGGTATGGATGGTGTCCACGTTCTTCACCGGTTGGCTCTCCGACCACGTGGGACGCAAAACGACGCTCGTCGGCGGCTTCATCATCCAGACGGCAGCAGCGCTAGCGTTGTTCCCTCTGGTCAACACTGCGGAGATGAGCAAAATCTACGCGGCCCTCGTCTTCCTCGCGCTGGCCCTGGGCTTCACCTACGGTCAGATCGCGGCCCTCTACGCGGAGCTCTTCCCCGCCTCGGTCCGTGCGTCAGGCACATCCATCACCTACGCTATCGGCGCGATCCTGGGCGGAGCTTTCGCTCCGTTCATTGCCTCCTGGATCTTCGAAGCCACCGGCTCCTCCTGGGGCATCACCGCCTACCTGGTGGGTGCCAGCCTGATCGGCCTCGCCGTCTCTTTGGTCATCCGGGAGCGCAAGGACATCCCGCTGGACCACGAGCACGAACACATGCAGCGCACCGGCCATTTCATCTGGCAGCCGCGATCCGTCTAA
- a CDS encoding nitronate monooxygenase: MPPELPARLPRVIVAPMAGGPSTPELVNAVGFGFLAWGTCSLDQARDELARVDEPFGINLFYPQREAPRREDLEAIAAELGAEIPEPDYTFGFQDKLDLALADGRASIISCTFGCFTVEQFKRIHDAGIQAWVTVTNELDAIKAAELGADGLIVQGSKAGGHRSTWRITEEPDTQPLEKLLAGVFRHVNIPLIAAGGARTSEDVERLIEWGSTSVACGSAFLLAREAGTSDTNRSILKAGGTSVSTRAFSGRYARGVETRFTREDPDLPPLYPQLNAMQKSLRKDPDYSYCLVGDDFAGKLQEGPAAEIEAKLLGR; encoded by the coding sequence ATGCCTCCTGAACTTCCCGCCCGTTTGCCCCGCGTCATTGTCGCCCCCATGGCGGGAGGACCGAGCACGCCGGAGCTGGTCAACGCTGTCGGCTTCGGTTTTCTCGCCTGGGGGACATGCTCGCTCGACCAAGCGCGCGACGAGCTAGCACGCGTTGACGAGCCGTTCGGCATAAACCTGTTCTACCCGCAGCGTGAGGCACCGCGCCGGGAGGATCTCGAGGCCATCGCCGCCGAGCTGGGCGCTGAGATCCCTGAGCCGGATTACACCTTCGGTTTCCAGGACAAGCTGGACCTCGCGCTTGCCGACGGCCGCGCCTCCATCATTTCCTGCACCTTCGGCTGCTTCACCGTAGAGCAGTTCAAGCGCATCCACGATGCCGGCATTCAGGCGTGGGTGACCGTGACCAACGAGCTCGACGCAATCAAGGCCGCGGAGCTCGGTGCCGACGGCCTCATCGTCCAAGGATCCAAAGCCGGCGGGCACCGCTCGACTTGGAGGATCACGGAAGAACCCGACACGCAGCCGTTGGAGAAGCTGCTCGCCGGCGTGTTCCGCCACGTGAATATTCCCCTCATCGCCGCCGGAGGTGCGAGGACATCCGAGGATGTCGAGCGCCTCATCGAGTGGGGCTCGACATCTGTTGCCTGCGGCAGCGCTTTTCTGCTTGCCCGCGAAGCCGGGACCAGCGACACCAACCGCTCCATCCTGAAAGCTGGCGGCACCTCCGTGTCCACCCGCGCCTTCTCCGGGCGCTACGCCCGCGGTGTGGAAACGCGATTCACCCGCGAGGACCCCGACCTGCCGCCGCTGTACCCGCAGCTAAATGCAATGCAGAAGTCGCTGCGTAAAGATCCCGACTACTCCTACTGTCTTGTCGGCGACGACTTCGCCGGAAAGCTCCAAGAAGGTCCCGCCGCGGAGATCGAGGCTAAGCTGCTGGGACGTTAG
- a CDS encoding SDR family oxidoreductase: MALIDPRTKYPSEFPREPRQDNPGEDVRMVSEPDLGLDSYEGSGKLEGRRALITGGDSGIGAATAIAFAREGADVAIAYLPEEQEDADRIVKAIEKEGRTAVAIPGDLRELDNCVAAVEKTVAGLGGIDILVNNASRQVWNDGVLNISDEDFDATMKTNIYSAFRVTKEAVKHMEPGSSIIFSTSIQAYQPSKELLDYAMTKAAFNNFAKGLSEELLPSQGIRVNAVAPGPIWTVIQPSEGQPQEVVDEFGQGSKMGRPGQPAELAGAYVFLASEDASYISGETLAVTGGALTP, translated from the coding sequence ATGGCACTAATCGATCCACGTACCAAGTACCCGTCCGAATTCCCCCGCGAGCCCCGGCAGGACAACCCTGGCGAAGATGTCCGCATGGTTTCTGAGCCCGATCTGGGACTGGATTCCTACGAGGGCAGCGGCAAGCTCGAAGGCCGCCGCGCATTGATCACCGGCGGCGATTCCGGCATCGGTGCCGCCACGGCGATCGCGTTCGCCCGCGAAGGCGCAGATGTGGCGATCGCGTACTTGCCCGAGGAGCAGGAAGACGCGGACCGCATCGTCAAGGCCATTGAAAAAGAAGGCCGTACCGCAGTCGCTATTCCGGGCGACCTCAGGGAGTTGGACAACTGCGTCGCCGCAGTGGAAAAGACCGTGGCTGGTCTCGGCGGCATTGACATCTTGGTCAACAACGCTTCCCGCCAGGTGTGGAACGACGGTGTGCTCAACATCTCCGACGAGGATTTCGACGCGACGATGAAGACTAACATCTACTCGGCCTTCCGCGTGACTAAGGAAGCCGTGAAACACATGGAGCCTGGGTCCTCCATCATCTTCTCCACCTCGATCCAGGCCTACCAGCCGTCCAAGGAGCTCCTCGACTACGCCATGACGAAGGCGGCGTTCAATAACTTCGCGAAGGGCCTGTCGGAAGAACTCCTGCCGTCCCAGGGAATCCGCGTCAACGCCGTTGCTCCGGGCCCGATCTGGACCGTGATCCAGCCGTCAGAAGGGCAGCCCCAAGAGGTCGTGGACGAGTTTGGTCAGGGATCGAAGATGGGCCGGCCCGGCCAGCCCGCCGAACTGGCAGGTGCGTACGTCTTTCTCGCCTCCGAGGACGCCTCCTATATTTCCGGTGAGACACTCGCTGTCACTGGTGGCGCGCTGACGCCGTAA
- a CDS encoding NADPH-dependent FMN reductase, whose product MKIGVIVGSIRKGRTAEKVANWMKEAIGEREGFEYEFIDLADFELPLYDGAGLPMLMNKQYDNDEVTRWSEAIDACDAFIFITPEYNHSVPAALKNAVDTLGPEWVGKPIAFVGYGGVGAIRAIEHWRQIAANFHMHDIREQLGFIQAMEMRDGFNPMPHRAKELAAMCDRLEEMTAKLRG is encoded by the coding sequence ATGAAGATCGGCGTGATTGTCGGGTCCATCCGCAAAGGACGCACCGCAGAGAAGGTCGCGAACTGGATGAAAGAAGCAATCGGGGAGCGGGAGGGATTCGAATACGAATTCATCGACCTTGCGGACTTCGAGCTTCCGCTTTACGACGGCGCCGGGCTGCCCATGCTCATGAACAAGCAGTACGACAATGATGAGGTGACCCGCTGGTCGGAGGCGATCGATGCCTGCGACGCCTTCATCTTCATCACCCCGGAGTACAACCACTCAGTGCCGGCAGCACTGAAGAACGCGGTGGACACCCTCGGCCCGGAGTGGGTGGGCAAGCCCATCGCGTTCGTCGGCTACGGCGGTGTCGGGGCGATCCGCGCGATCGAGCACTGGCGTCAGATCGCCGCGAATTTCCACATGCACGACATCCGCGAGCAGCTCGGATTCATTCAGGCGATGGAGATGCGCGACGGTTTCAACCCGATGCCGCACCGGGCCAAAGAGCTCGCTGCGATGTGCGACCGTCTCGAGGAGATGACGGCGAAACTTCGGGGTTAA
- the pth gene encoding aminoacyl-tRNA hydrolase: MASDSPILIVGLGNPGTIYAQTRHNAGAMLIDELLDRATPIPAQLSVHKKTNTEVAELAAGCLLPRRTILARTRGFMNVSGAPIKALASYYGTQPGDIYVLYDELDLDFGQSKLRQGGGDHGHNGLKSVTKSLGTSDYNRLAVGIGRPPGRQAPADYVLKPFSKHEAAELPIVLADAADELIAALT, translated from the coding sequence GTGGCTTCTGACTCCCCAATCTTGATCGTCGGCTTGGGCAACCCGGGCACCATTTACGCGCAGACGCGCCATAATGCGGGAGCGATGCTGATCGACGAACTTCTCGACCGCGCCACCCCGATTCCCGCCCAGCTCAGCGTGCACAAAAAGACCAACACGGAGGTCGCCGAGCTCGCTGCTGGCTGCCTCTTGCCGCGGCGGACGATCTTGGCGCGGACCCGCGGCTTCATGAACGTCTCCGGCGCCCCTATCAAGGCCTTGGCCAGCTACTACGGCACGCAACCGGGCGACATCTATGTCCTTTACGACGAACTGGATCTGGACTTCGGCCAGTCCAAGCTCCGCCAAGGCGGCGGCGACCACGGCCACAACGGGCTCAAATCGGTGACCAAGTCCTTGGGTACCTCCGACTACAACCGTCTCGCCGTCGGCATCGGCCGCCCGCCGGGCCGCCAGGCACCCGCCGATTACGTGCTCAAGCCGTTCTCCAAGCACGAAGCCGCCGAACTGCCGATCGTGTTGGCCGACGCCGCCGACGAACTGATCGCCGCCCTCACGTAG
- a CDS encoding LppP/LprE family lipoprotein, whose product MILMFHKGEYIGIDSNYPQQAMDVTPNDDGSFTVLYKDWEALDAAGAGNAESPKYNSTVTYFWDGSKVAHDGRIPNTSMTPR is encoded by the coding sequence TTGATCCTCATGTTCCACAAAGGTGAGTACATCGGCATTGATTCGAATTACCCACAGCAGGCGATGGATGTCACACCGAACGATGACGGGAGCTTCACGGTGCTGTACAAGGACTGGGAAGCGCTGGATGCTGCTGGCGCGGGTAACGCCGAATCGCCAAAGTACAACAGCACGGTGACCTACTTCTGGGACGGGAGCAAGGTCGCGCATGACGGGCGGATCCCGAATACCTCGATGACGCCGCGGTAG
- a CDS encoding peptide chain release factor 3 — translation MSTVSEAARRRTFAVIAHPDAGKSTLTEALALHAHIISEAGAVHGKGNRKSTVSDWMEMEKDRGISIASSALQFEYLPDEARQRGQTEPYVINLVDTPGHADFSEDTYRVLSAVDAAVMLIDAAKGLEPQTLKLFRVCKARGLPIVTVINKWDRVGREPLELVDEIVTEIGLQPTPLYWPVGEAGDFRGLAHVNSDGEADQYIHFIRTAGGSTIAPEEEYSPDEALQREEDAWETAVEEAELLAADGAVHNQELFEQCVTSPLIFASAMLNFGVHQILDTLCAIAPAPEGRESDPAAVEASTSAMDTEREVGDEFSGVVFKVQAGMDKNHRDTLAFMRVVSGEFDRGMQVTHAQSGRSFSTKYALTVFGRNRDTVETAFPGDIIGLVNAGALAPGDTIYSGKKVQFPPMPQFAPEHFRTLRAKSLGKYKQFRKALEQLDAEGVVQILRNDARGDAAPVMAAVGPMQFEVMQARMENEYNVETVTEPIPYSVARRTDMESAPELGRQRGVEIFTRTDGELIALFGDKWKLAFIEKEHPELTMEPLVAD, via the coding sequence ATGAGCACCGTTTCCGAGGCTGCCCGCCGCCGCACCTTTGCCGTCATCGCCCACCCGGACGCCGGTAAGTCGACGTTGACGGAGGCGCTGGCGCTGCACGCGCACATCATCTCCGAGGCCGGCGCGGTGCACGGCAAAGGCAACCGCAAATCCACGGTGTCCGACTGGATGGAGATGGAGAAGGACCGCGGCATCTCCATCGCCTCTTCGGCGCTGCAGTTCGAGTATTTGCCGGACGAAGCCCGGCAAAGGGGACAAACCGAGCCCTACGTGATCAACCTAGTGGACACCCCGGGCCACGCGGACTTCTCCGAGGACACCTACCGCGTGCTCTCCGCCGTCGACGCCGCAGTAATGCTGATTGACGCAGCGAAGGGCCTCGAGCCGCAGACCCTCAAGCTCTTCCGCGTGTGCAAGGCGCGCGGCCTGCCGATCGTCACCGTGATCAACAAATGGGACCGTGTGGGACGCGAGCCGCTCGAGCTTGTCGACGAGATCGTCACCGAGATCGGCCTCCAGCCCACTCCCCTCTACTGGCCGGTCGGCGAGGCGGGCGACTTCCGCGGGCTCGCCCATGTCAACTCCGACGGTGAGGCAGACCAGTACATCCACTTCATCCGCACTGCCGGCGGCTCTACCATCGCCCCGGAGGAAGAATACTCTCCCGACGAGGCTCTCCAACGCGAAGAGGATGCCTGGGAGACCGCCGTCGAGGAAGCTGAGCTGCTCGCCGCCGATGGCGCGGTGCACAATCAGGAGCTCTTCGAACAGTGCGTGACCTCCCCGCTGATCTTCGCCTCCGCGATGCTGAACTTCGGCGTCCACCAGATCCTGGACACGCTGTGCGCTATTGCGCCGGCTCCGGAGGGCAGGGAGTCGGATCCGGCGGCGGTGGAGGCGTCAACAAGCGCAATGGATACCGAACGCGAAGTCGGCGACGAATTCTCGGGCGTGGTGTTCAAGGTCCAGGCCGGCATGGACAAGAACCACCGCGACACGCTCGCGTTCATGCGCGTCGTCTCCGGCGAATTCGACCGCGGCATGCAGGTCACTCACGCTCAGTCGGGCCGCAGCTTCTCCACGAAATACGCCCTGACCGTCTTCGGCCGCAACCGCGACACCGTGGAAACGGCCTTCCCCGGCGACATTATCGGCCTGGTCAACGCGGGCGCGCTCGCGCCGGGCGACACGATTTACTCCGGCAAGAAGGTGCAGTTCCCGCCGATGCCGCAGTTCGCGCCCGAGCACTTCCGCACCCTGCGCGCGAAGTCGCTGGGCAAGTACAAGCAGTTCCGCAAGGCTCTCGAGCAGCTGGACGCCGAGGGCGTCGTGCAGATTCTGCGCAACGACGCCCGCGGCGACGCCGCTCCCGTCATGGCCGCCGTCGGCCCCATGCAGTTCGAGGTCATGCAGGCCCGCATGGAAAACGAGTACAACGTGGAAACGGTCACCGAACCGATCCCCTATTCGGTGGCCCGCCGAACCGACATGGAATCCGCACCCGAGCTTGGTCGGCAGCGCGGCGTGGAGATCTTCACCCGCACTGACGGCGAGCTCATCGCGCTGTTCGGCGACAAGTGGAAGCTGGCCTTCATTGAAAAGGAGCACCCGGAGCTGACCATGGAGCCCCTCGTCGCCGACTAG